The genomic window AGCCATTTGTGGTATTTTGTTCTTTGTACTGGATTATCTGATATTTGCAAAGTTGTTGGTGCCAGTAGCGGAATATTATGAAACATATACATTTTCGATTTATTATCTGCTAGCGAAAGTTCTATATGGAGGAATGGTAGAAGAATTGCTGATGAGATGGTTTCTTATGTCTCTTCTAATAATGATTTTATGGAAGATATTTGATAGAAAGGCAGATAAGGAATCCATTCCTGCATGGATTATGGTGGTAAGTAATATTGTTATTGCAGTATTATTTGCATTAGGACACCTTCCAGCAACAATTGTGATGTTTGGTCATCTGAGTTTTCTGATTGTTACTCGGTGCATACTGTTAAATGGCAGCTTTGGATTGGTATTTGGAAGGCTCTACCGTAAATATGGCATTCAGTATGCCATGGTTGCACATGCTGTAACGCATATCGTATGTGATGTTCTGTTTTTTCTTTTCTGCAGGTTGTAATTTTAAAAAGATGCAGAATTAAAGATTTAGCTTAAACTAATAGAGCTGTATGAAAATAGCATAAGAAATTCTGTAAATCATAAATGTATTTGTGCAAATGGCAACGGGAAAACTAATAAGCAATAAAAATGATACGACCATGTGACAGGACTAGGTAAAAAAATCCTTCAGAATTTGTGTTTTGCTATTATAATTGAACAGTATAACAAAATAGAACAGAAGTCTTTCTATAGCTGACTTGTACCATTATTTTTGAGTCAGCTGTAAATTTGGCTTGAAATTAGTTTTATATCTTTTGAGTAAAAGGGTTCCAAACATGACATCTTGGTTTCATCAAATCCGTTTTCAATGGGTTGCCTTCTATGTCATAAATAGTTTTGATATATTGAGGTTTGGCTGGATCGTTCTCCAGATTGTCACGTAGTCGTTTAATTGCCACGGACAAGGCATTTTCATCTACATATTCTGCACCATGTTAGAGGATTTCAAAGCAAGGGCGATGCCATTTGATAACGCTTTATCATCCTCAACTATCATTATTTTATGCAAATGTTCACCTTTTTATGGGGAGATTGTTTTTGAAGTACAACATGACTGTTGTCACTTCAAATATTTTACTTGGTAATATATACAAAAAGTTTATCATAATAAGGTGATTACTTCAACAACCTAAAAAATAAACAGAAGATGAACTTAAGAGGTACAGAACAAGGGAGTTTACTGATACTGTAGGGCATGGAGAGTTAATTGAAGAATTTGACATAGACTTGTTTATTAGGATGATTGAGAAGATGGTAGTGTTTGAAGATAAGGTAATTGTTACCCTCCTTGATGGGACAGTGGTTGAATGGAATAATTGAATAAGAGGCTAAAGTATTGAAACCAGTTGGAATGAGAGACTTTAGTCCTAACTGGATTTTTGTATTGGATATATATGGTACATTTCTTAAGTGAAGTACATATTTTGAGCAATCAAAAAAGAACAGCTAGAGAAAAACTCTAGTTGCTCTAAATATGATTCTTCGCAATTGTACCAAAACGCGAAATCGTAGCCGGTATATGGGTTTTGTATGATATGCTTTTCCTTGTTTTTGAGTGTTTTACTCATAGGAGTTGGGTGCACCGGAATTCGTAGTATCGAATTTTTTGGAAACCACAAGGAAGCACATGCATTAGAAAGCGACGGATAAATTCCACATGAGTAATGATAATCTCATTTGTTTCATTTGTACGATAATCTTTCGCCGAAAAAGTAACATGTGATTGTGTAACGGACTTTATTCTTGAGTTACTAATGGCAATACGGTGAGTGTAGCGTCCAAGATAGTCAATGGCATTACCAAAGCCATTAAAGGTTTCTTTAATAAAGGGAATCGATTGTTTTTTGTATAGAGAATCTCTAAATTCGTTCCAAGCATATGAAAAGTTACATATTATGGATTATAATAACTAGGGGGTTATGAAGTTAATTGTATTAGTATGATATGCAGAAAAATAAGGATTTGGTGAGGTGTCAACATGAAAGTTTTCTGTAAGAAGAGTGAAATATGGTTTGCTGTAGTTTGGATAATCATATATGTAGTAGGAAGCAGTATGGCTGATAATATATCTTCCATCATCGGAGTGGAAAAATCAGTTACACTTTTTTGGAATATTGTGCTTACTGTGATTCTGTACTCCTTTGTAAAGAAAAATGAATTGCAGAATTATTATGGATTGTGTGGAATCAAATATTCAGCAAAAAAATATCTGTATTATATTCCTCTGATAATACTTGCATCGGTGAATCTTTGGTCTGGTGTAAAGGTAAATTATTCTTTAATTGAAACGGTATGCTATATTGGAAGTATGCTTTTGGTTGGATTTCTTGAAGAAGTAATCTTCAGAGGATTTCTTTTTAAGGCTATGAGCAAAAATAATGTACGCACTGCAATTATTGTATCCAGTATTACGTTTGGAATAGGACATATAGTGAATTTGTTCAACGGGAGCGGAACAGACATTCTCTCGAATTTCTGTCAGGTATGTTATGCAATAGCAATTGGGTACCTATTTGTCACACTGTTCCATCGCGGAAAATCACTTTGGCCATGTATCATAACACATAGTATTCTTAATGCACTCAGTGTTTTTGCAAACGAAACCGGTTCTAAGCAATACCAGATTTTTGTAGCCATGATATTATGCGCAATTTCCATTGGATATTCACTGATATTGATGAAGACAATACCAGCCAGTGAAGAATGCCAAATTCCATTTTGTCGATATGCCCCAAGAACAGACGAGGAGATTTAGACATCAATACTGTTTCCTAGTCCCATATTGAGAGTATAATTCTGATGACATTATATAAAAGGCCTAATTGTAGAATGAAAATGAGAAAAGCAAGGTTGGAGATATGAAGTAATATGCTTGATGAGTTAATATAGTGAGCGTTTGTATGATGTATGTAAGTAAATTTATGTTCATTAATCATGTTCTGTCATCCTAAGGAGCTTGCGACGAAGGATATTTATTGTATCTTTTGTCAGGTAGTAGGATTGATAACGTTAACTAGAACAGCTTGTTTAAAGGAGGGGGATTAAATTGATTCACATTAAAGTTAGAAGACCAACTGTAGATGATAGAGGGGAACTATTTGAGTTCTTCAAAACTGTAGTTGAAGATACCTTTATTAAGGAAGGTATAGAAGGTTTGGT from Alkalibaculum bacchi includes these protein-coding regions:
- a CDS encoding CPBP family intramembrane glutamic endopeptidase, producing MKVFCKKSEIWFAVVWIIIYVVGSSMADNISSIIGVEKSVTLFWNIVLTVILYSFVKKNELQNYYGLCGIKYSAKKYLYYIPLIILASVNLWSGVKVNYSLIETVCYIGSMLLVGFLEEVIFRGFLFKAMSKNNVRTAIIVSSITFGIGHIVNLFNGSGTDILSNFCQVCYAIAIGYLFVTLFHRGKSLWPCIITHSILNALSVFANETGSKQYQIFVAMILCAISIGYSLILMKTIPASEECQIPFCRYAPRTDEEI
- a CDS encoding type II CAAX prenyl endopeptidase Rce1 family protein, giving the protein MKQIYINAFKFVLIVLPFALVAGISLANYEIGTGVITQEILSQVSKTTIISSITIQTVLYAAICGFIGYLLADKIGLLRSFAWSGSYFKKALAGGAICGILFFVLDYLIFAKLLVPVAEYYETYTFSIYYLLAKVLYGGMVEELLMRWFLMSLLIMILWKIFDRKADKESIPAWIMVVSNIVIAVLFALGHLPATIVMFGHLSFLIVTRCILLNGSFGLVFGRLYRKYGIQYAMVAHAVTHIVCDVLFFLFCRL